A section of the Jannaschia sp. S6380 genome encodes:
- a CDS encoding ABC transporter substrate-binding protein has product MPHLNTALIAALLGATALSATPAIAKDLRIALQSDADVLDPDQSRTFVGRIVYASLCDKLVDITPDLEIVPQLATSWSTSEDGLRVTMQLREDVLFHDGTPFDADAVARNIERSQTLEESRRKSELASITGTEVLGEYEIALDLAGPDATLMAQLADRAGMIMSPSAFDETGVDFGLNPICSGPFAFEERVAQDRIVLTKFDDYWNADAIHFDSVTFLPIPDTTVRLANLQSGDIDMLERLAATDLAQAEADDGIVVDSAVSLGYQGITFNLGNGERGDNPWGNDARLRQALSYAIDREAINQVVFDGAFAPGNQSFPPTSPWYNSDLPVEGRDVERARELLAEAGYPDGLELEVQVPNTTVPLQLMQVVQAMAAEAGIDISIVSKEFATLLADQSAGDYTASQVGWSGRVDPDGNNHQFATTDGGINDSRFSDPRVDELLNAARVGTTFEARKAAYDDAMAIMLEELPRLFLYHQTWIWAYDDALQGFVPYPDGMIRLEGVTWEE; this is encoded by the coding sequence ATGCCACATCTCAACACAGCCCTGATCGCGGCGCTGCTCGGCGCGACCGCGCTGAGCGCGACGCCCGCGATCGCCAAGGACCTTCGGATCGCGCTGCAATCCGATGCCGACGTGCTGGACCCCGATCAGTCGCGCACCTTCGTGGGGCGGATCGTCTACGCGTCGCTCTGCGACAAGCTGGTGGACATCACCCCCGACCTCGAGATCGTGCCGCAATTGGCCACCTCCTGGAGCACGTCCGAGGACGGCCTGCGCGTCACGATGCAGCTGCGCGAGGACGTGCTGTTCCATGACGGCACCCCCTTTGACGCGGACGCGGTCGCGCGCAACATCGAACGCTCGCAGACCCTCGAGGAATCGCGCCGCAAGTCCGAATTGGCCTCGATCACCGGCACCGAAGTGCTGGGTGAGTACGAGATCGCGCTCGACCTCGCGGGCCCCGACGCCACGCTGATGGCGCAGCTCGCCGACCGCGCCGGCATGATCATGTCGCCCAGCGCATTCGACGAGACGGGCGTCGACTTTGGCCTGAACCCCATTTGCTCGGGTCCGTTCGCCTTCGAAGAGCGCGTCGCGCAGGACCGGATCGTGCTGACGAAGTTCGACGACTACTGGAACGCGGATGCCATCCATTTCGATAGCGTCACCTTCCTTCCCATCCCGGACACGACCGTGCGTCTGGCCAACCTGCAGTCGGGCGATATCGACATGCTGGAGCGCCTGGCCGCCACCGATCTGGCGCAGGCCGAGGCCGATGACGGCATCGTCGTCGATAGCGCGGTGTCGTTGGGCTATCAGGGGATCACGTTCAATCTCGGCAATGGCGAACGAGGCGACAACCCCTGGGGCAACGACGCGCGGCTGCGTCAGGCGCTGAGCTATGCGATCGACCGCGAGGCGATCAACCAGGTCGTGTTCGACGGCGCCTTCGCGCCGGGCAACCAGTCCTTCCCGCCGACCTCGCCGTGGTACAATTCGGACCTGCCGGTCGAGGGTCGCGACGTGGAGCGCGCGCGCGAGTTGCTCGCCGAGGCGGGCTATCCCGACGGCCTCGAGCTGGAGGTGCAGGTCCCCAACACGACCGTGCCGCTGCAACTGATGCAGGTGGTCCAGGCGATGGCCGCCGAGGCGGGGATCGACATCTCGATCGTGTCCAAGGAGTTCGCGACACTGCTGGCCGACCAGTCCGCCGGTGACTACACCGCCAGCCAGGTCGGTTGGTCGGGCCGGGTCGATCCCGACGGGAACAACCACCAGTTCGCCACCACCGACGGGGGCATCAACGACTCGAGGTTTTCCGATCCGCGTGTCGACGAGCTTCTGAACGCAGCCCGTGTCGGCACGACCTTCGAGGCGCGCAAGGCCGCCTATGACGACGCGATGGCGATCATGCTCGAGGAGTTGCCGCGGCTGTTTCTCTACCACCAGACCTGGATCTGGGCCTATGACGACGCGTTGCAGGGCTTCGTGCCCTATCCGGACGGCATGATCCGCCTGGAAGGCGTCACCTGGGAGGAGTGA
- a CDS encoding oligopeptide/dipeptide ABC transporter ATP-binding protein, producing MTGEIILEARGVTKHFGGGSWLQPAPLVRAVDDVSLRVRRGETFAIVGESGCGKSTLARVLMRLTDPTDGSVTFEGRDVGGASGADLRALRGEMQFIFQDPFSSLNPRMTVAALVGEPLEVHAPGMSIRARRDRVAELLRQVGLRPEHGDRYPHEFSGGQRQRIGIARALASGPKLIVGDEPVSALDVSVQAQVINLLGDLSRDLGLTLIVIAHDLGVIRHMSDRVAVMYLGRIVESGTTEEVYANPRHPYTQALLASIPSMAGRTADHRATVMGEMPSPSAPPPGCRFHTRCPHARDRCRNEVPDLGDDPDAHGTACHFWPEIAFEAPPAGGVRRSPAAEARLALWRAATEGAPVTHHRLIPSERT from the coding sequence GTGACGGGGGAAATCATCCTCGAGGCGCGGGGCGTCACCAAGCATTTCGGCGGCGGAAGCTGGCTGCAGCCCGCGCCCCTGGTGCGCGCGGTGGATGACGTGTCGCTGCGGGTGCGGCGGGGCGAAACCTTCGCCATCGTGGGCGAAAGCGGTTGCGGAAAGTCCACGCTGGCGCGCGTGCTCATGCGCCTGACCGATCCGACGGATGGCAGCGTCACCTTCGAGGGGCGCGACGTGGGCGGCGCCTCGGGTGCCGATCTGCGCGCGCTGCGCGGCGAGATGCAGTTCATCTTCCAGGACCCGTTCTCCAGTCTCAATCCGCGCATGACCGTCGCGGCGCTCGTGGGGGAGCCGCTGGAAGTTCACGCACCGGGGATGTCGATCCGGGCCCGGCGCGACCGGGTCGCCGAGTTGCTGCGCCAGGTGGGTCTGCGCCCCGAGCATGGCGACCGCTATCCCCACGAGTTCAGCGGCGGTCAGCGGCAGCGTATCGGCATCGCCCGCGCGCTGGCTTCGGGGCCCAAGCTGATCGTGGGGGATGAGCCGGTCTCCGCGCTCGACGTGTCAGTGCAGGCGCAGGTTATCAACCTACTGGGCGATCTGTCGCGCGATCTGGGCCTGACGCTGATCGTGATCGCGCACGACCTGGGCGTGATCCGCCACATGAGCGATCGCGTGGCCGTGATGTATCTGGGCCGCATCGTCGAGAGCGGGACCACCGAAGAGGTCTATGCCAACCCGCGTCATCCTTACACGCAGGCGCTGCTGGCTTCGATCCCTTCGATGGCGGGCCGGACGGCGGACCACCGCGCGACCGTCATGGGCGAGATGCCCAGCCCGTCGGCGCCGCCGCCCGGCTGCCGCTTCCACACCCGCTGTCCGCACGCGCGCGACCGTTGCCGCAACGAGGTGCCCGATCTGGGGGATGACCCGGACGCGCACGGCACCGCCTGTCATTTCTGGCCCGAGATCGCGTTCGAGGCACCGCCTGCGGGCGGCGTGCGCCGGAGCCCCGCCGCCGAGGCGCGCCTTGCGCTGTGGCGCGCGGCGACCGAGGGCGCCCCCGTCACCCACCATCGGCTTATCCCAAGCGAGAGGACCTGA